A DNA window from Actinokineospora baliensis contains the following coding sequences:
- the lon gene encoding endopeptidase La, translating into MSEALNLPVLPLDDAVLLPGMVVPIQLTGSDNANEARAAVEAAQAAGEPARVVLVPRLDGKYARVGTLAVVEQVGRLPGGERAAVVRGTGRVRIGAGTTGPGAALWVQVDTADETTDAKTRDLAREYKGLVTTILQQRGAWQVVDSVTQVDDPSALADLAGYAAYLSDEQKVWLLETTDVSERLAKLLEWGREHLAELDVAETIRQDVKEGMERQQREFLLRQQLAAIRKELAELDGKPASEEQDYRARVAEADLPEKVREAALSEVDKLERTSEQSPEVGWIRTWLDTVLEMPWSTRTDDAYDIAGARAVLDADHAGLEDVKDRVIEYLAVRKRRDERGLGAVGGRRSGAVLALAGPPGVGKTSLGESVARAMGRKFVRVALGGVRDEAEIRGHRRTYVGALPGRIVRAIKEAGSMNPVVLLDEIDKVGSDYRGDPTAALLEVLDPAQNHTFRDHYLEVELDLSDVVFLATANVVDAIPAPLLDRMELVTLDGYTEDEKVTIARDHLLPRQLERAGMTADELVITEPALRLLAGEYTREAGVRQLERAIARVLRKVAAKLALAAVSLPLRVAADDLRGYLGQPKHTPESAERTSVPGVSTGLAVTGAGGDVLFVEASLADKATGGTGVTLTGQLGDVMKESAQIALSFLRSHGAALGLPVADLAERGVHVHVPAGAVPKDGPSAGITMTTALASLLSGQPVRSDVAMTGEVSLTGRVLPIGGVKQKLLAAHRAGITTVLLPQRNEPDLEDVPNSVREELTVHLVSDVRDVLRLALEPQAGQLAA; encoded by the coding sequence GGGCGGTGAGCGCGCCGCCGTGGTGCGCGGCACCGGGCGGGTCCGCATCGGTGCGGGCACCACCGGCCCCGGCGCGGCGCTGTGGGTGCAGGTGGACACCGCCGACGAGACGACCGATGCCAAGACCCGCGACCTGGCCCGCGAGTACAAGGGCCTGGTCACCACGATCCTGCAGCAGCGCGGCGCGTGGCAGGTGGTCGACAGCGTGACCCAGGTCGACGACCCGTCCGCGCTCGCCGACCTCGCCGGGTACGCCGCGTACCTGTCCGACGAGCAGAAGGTCTGGCTGCTGGAGACCACCGACGTCTCCGAGCGGTTGGCCAAGCTGCTGGAGTGGGGCCGCGAGCACCTGGCCGAACTCGACGTCGCCGAGACAATCCGCCAGGACGTCAAGGAGGGGATGGAGCGCCAGCAGCGGGAGTTCCTGCTGCGCCAGCAGTTGGCCGCCATCCGCAAGGAACTGGCCGAACTGGACGGCAAGCCCGCCTCCGAGGAGCAGGACTACCGGGCCAGGGTCGCCGAAGCCGACCTGCCGGAGAAGGTGCGCGAGGCCGCCCTGTCCGAAGTGGACAAGCTGGAGCGGACATCGGAGCAGTCGCCGGAGGTGGGCTGGATCCGCACCTGGCTCGACACGGTGCTGGAGATGCCGTGGAGCACGCGCACGGATGACGCGTACGACATCGCGGGCGCCCGGGCGGTCCTCGACGCCGATCACGCGGGGCTCGAGGACGTGAAGGACCGCGTCATCGAGTACCTGGCGGTGCGCAAGCGCCGCGACGAGCGTGGCCTAGGCGCTGTGGGCGGTCGCCGTAGTGGTGCCGTGCTGGCGTTGGCCGGTCCGCCTGGGGTCGGCAAGACGTCTCTGGGTGAGTCGGTCGCGCGGGCGATGGGGCGCAAGTTCGTCAGGGTCGCGCTGGGTGGTGTGCGCGACGAGGCGGAGATCCGCGGCCACCGGCGCACCTACGTCGGCGCGTTGCCCGGCCGGATCGTGCGCGCCATCAAGGAGGCGGGCTCGATGAACCCGGTCGTGCTGCTCGACGAGATCGACAAGGTCGGCTCCGACTACCGGGGCGACCCGACGGCGGCGCTGCTGGAGGTGCTGGACCCGGCGCAGAACCACACCTTCCGCGACCACTACCTGGAGGTCGAACTCGACCTGTCCGATGTGGTCTTCCTAGCCACCGCCAACGTCGTCGACGCCATCCCGGCCCCGCTGCTCGACCGCATGGAACTGGTCACGCTCGACGGCTACACCGAGGACGAGAAGGTGACCATCGCCCGCGACCACCTGCTGCCCCGGCAGTTGGAGCGGGCGGGCATGACGGCCGACGAGCTCGTCATCACCGAGCCCGCCCTGCGGCTGCTGGCGGGGGAGTACACCCGCGAGGCTGGTGTGCGCCAACTCGAGCGGGCGATCGCCAGGGTGCTGCGCAAGGTCGCCGCGAAGCTGGCACTGGCGGCGGTGTCACTGCCGTTGCGCGTGGCCGCCGACGACCTGCGCGGCTACCTCGGCCAGCCCAAGCACACCCCGGAGTCAGCCGAACGAACCTCCGTACCGGGCGTCTCCACCGGCCTCGCGGTCACCGGCGCGGGCGGCGACGTCCTGTTCGTCGAAGCATCCCTGGCGGACAAGGCCACCGGCGGAACGGGCGTCACGCTCACCGGGCAACTGGGTGACGTGATGAAGGAGTCCGCCCAGATCGCCCTGTCCTTCCTCCGGTCCCACGGCGCGGCCCTGGGCCTACCGGTAGCCGACCTGGCCGAACGCGGCGTGCACGTCCACGTCCCGGCGGGCGCGGTGCCCAAGGACGGCCCCAGCGCAGGCATCACCATGACCACCGCCCTTGCCTCGCTCCTGTCAGGGCAACCGGTCCGCTCCGACGTGGCGATGACCGGCGAGGTATCCCTCACCGGCCGAGTCCTCCCGATCGGCGGGGTGAAGCAGAAGCTGCTCGCCGCCCACCGCGCGGGCATCACCACGGTGCTGTTGCCGCAACGCAACGAGCCGGACCTGGAGGACGTGCCGAACTCGGTGCGCGAAGAACTGACCGTGCACTTGGTCAGCGATGTACGGGATGTATTGCGGCTGGCACTGGAGCCGCAGGCAGGTCAACTCGCCGCGTGA
- a CDS encoding acyltransferase family protein, giving the protein MSRARRDPFLDVIRVGAVLLVVAQHWLMPVLASNGHTVETGNALTTPGWWLLTWLSQVMPVVFFAGGAANLHSYRASTDTRAWLASRLRRLVLPVLPLAAVWVALPHVLLRLGVPPQPVDIAGGISAQLLWFLVVYLVVVALTPLMTRAHDRFGLAVLVPLAVTAVVVDVVRFAGLPEAGFVNAVVIWVAVHQLGLCYTDGRFELGKRAHTAMAVAGFGVVALMVACGPYALSMIGMPGAPMSNMSPPAAVLLPLAVGQLGLLLLARRFLTRLAGPAVDAVAARCTTIYLWHMPALVVVAGIMVVGMGYRTPDPGSLAWFAVAPMWLTCTGLVLTALVRVFGRFETGGGRAVPPSGAVAAGYMTATGGLLGLTVRGFAPDGPALFDGPVPWAVLVLVGVALCTHDRRVSLTRRVDLPAAPVPAAIHPVHR; this is encoded by the coding sequence TTGAGCAGGGCGCGGCGGGACCCGTTCTTGGACGTGATCCGAGTGGGGGCGGTCTTACTGGTGGTGGCCCAACACTGGCTGATGCCGGTGTTGGCCAGCAATGGGCACACTGTTGAAACCGGGAACGCCCTGACCACTCCCGGTTGGTGGTTGTTGACCTGGCTGTCACAGGTGATGCCGGTCGTGTTCTTCGCGGGCGGCGCGGCGAACCTGCACTCCTATAGGGCCAGCACCGACACCCGGGCCTGGCTGGCCAGCAGACTCCGCCGCCTCGTTCTGCCGGTACTGCCATTGGCCGCGGTGTGGGTCGCCCTCCCCCACGTGCTGCTGCGCCTAGGAGTTCCGCCGCAGCCGGTGGACATCGCGGGCGGCATCAGTGCGCAACTGCTGTGGTTCCTGGTGGTCTACCTGGTCGTCGTCGCGCTCACCCCGCTGATGACCCGCGCGCACGACAGGTTCGGGCTCGCCGTGCTGGTCCCCCTGGCCGTGACGGCGGTCGTGGTCGACGTGGTGCGGTTCGCCGGACTCCCCGAAGCCGGGTTCGTCAACGCCGTCGTCATCTGGGTCGCGGTGCACCAACTGGGCCTCTGCTACACCGACGGCCGGTTCGAACTCGGCAAGCGGGCGCACACAGCAATGGCGGTCGCCGGGTTCGGGGTCGTCGCGCTGATGGTCGCGTGTGGACCGTACGCGCTGAGCATGATCGGCATGCCCGGTGCGCCGATGTCGAACATGAGCCCGCCCGCCGCCGTGCTGCTCCCGCTTGCGGTCGGCCAACTGGGGTTGCTGCTGCTGGCCAGGCGTTTCCTCACCAGGCTCGCCGGACCCGCCGTCGACGCGGTGGCCGCCCGCTGCACCACGATCTACCTGTGGCACATGCCCGCCCTGGTCGTGGTCGCCGGGATCATGGTGGTCGGCATGGGCTACCGGACCCCCGACCCCGGCTCCCTCGCCTGGTTCGCCGTGGCCCCGATGTGGCTCACCTGCACCGGCCTGGTGCTGACCGCCCTGGTCCGCGTCTTCGGCCGCTTCGAAACCGGCGGCGGCCGGGCCGTTCCGCCGAGCGGTGCGGTGGCAGCGGGGTACATGACGGCGACGGGCGGGCTGCTCGGGCTCACTGTGCGCGGTTTCGCCCCGGACGGGCCCGCCTTGTTCGACGGGCCCGTGCCGTGGGCGGTGCTGGTACTCGTGGGCGTCGCACTGTGCACCCACGACCGGAGGGTCAGCCTCACGCGGCGAGTTGACCTGCCTGCGGCTCCAGTGCCAGCCGCAATACATCCCGTACATCGCTGA
- a CDS encoding putative Ig domain-containing protein yields MREVRASLRRRALAAGVVAATATALVVGMGSAEAAEGVVLGADRADAIPGSYLVTFKDTAALTSTVDRVAADVATRYGASVRTTWRYALRGFAAGMTAAQARKLAADPAVASVEQDAVVRATGTQPNPPSWGLDRIDQRNLPLNQNYNYDSTGAGVTAYIIDTGIRISHRTFGTRATWGTNTVDTNNTDCHGHGTHVAGTVGGTEYGVAKDVKLVAVKVLNCAGSGSNTGVVSGVDWVTRNAVKPAVANMSLGGGAASTVDTAVRNSVNAGITYAVASGNDNTNACNSSPARVTEAITVNATAESDARASFSNYGTCTDIFAPGQNITSAWKDNDTSTNRISGTSMATPHVAGAVARYLQGRPGDTPAQVATALMNQATPSKVTNPGTGSPNRLLFTGEGTGTPTTVTPPGNQSGTVGTPASLTLSATGGTAPYTWTATGLPAGLSISTGGVISGTPTTAGNYNVTVTATPASGTPGSASFSWAITAPPAGDAEVISPGDQNTRVGTPVNLTLQATGATAPYRWSAVGLPTGLSLSTGGVITGTPTTADIYGVTVTATPASGNPGSTKFNWTVTDAPGGDITIADPGPQSSKVGDKAGLKLVATGGTGPYTWSVTGLPDGLSAVDAAGTDTQVIRGTPSKAGQFRVTVTATGTTGGSGTVSFDWTVTGGVTITITDPGAQKPKVGEKVTVALSASGGTAPYRWSARGLPSGLSIDGSGLITGTPTEEGQFLSVVFAAASDGTGNVSIEWNVGPGGGGCGSAPQLVTNPDFEGGSTGWTSTTGVIGNHGSWGVPAHSGTTTAWLGGRGTTYSENVGQSITIPTGCSSYTLSFWVWIDTDETEAVEYDTMSVRFGTTTLKSFSNVDAGGDYQKVTVDVSALAGQTANLQFVSTEDASLQTSFVLDDITLAVS; encoded by the coding sequence ATGAGAGAAGTTCGCGCGAGCCTGCGCAGACGCGCGCTCGCCGCCGGGGTGGTCGCCGCGACGGCGACCGCGCTCGTGGTGGGCATGGGAAGCGCCGAAGCCGCCGAGGGGGTTGTGCTCGGTGCCGACCGGGCCGACGCCATCCCGGGCAGCTACCTGGTCACCTTCAAGGACACCGCGGCCCTGACCTCCACTGTGGACCGTGTGGCCGCCGACGTGGCGACCCGCTACGGCGCCAGCGTGCGCACCACGTGGCGGTACGCGCTGCGCGGTTTCGCGGCGGGCATGACCGCCGCGCAGGCGCGCAAGTTGGCCGCCGACCCGGCCGTCGCCTCGGTCGAGCAGGACGCCGTGGTCCGCGCCACCGGGACCCAGCCCAACCCGCCGTCCTGGGGCCTTGACCGCATCGACCAGCGCAACCTGCCGCTGAACCAGAACTACAACTACGACTCGACCGGTGCGGGCGTCACCGCCTACATCATCGACACCGGTATCCGCATCTCCCACCGCACCTTCGGTACCCGGGCCACGTGGGGCACCAACACCGTCGACACCAACAACACCGACTGCCACGGCCACGGCACGCACGTCGCGGGCACCGTCGGCGGCACCGAGTACGGGGTGGCCAAGGACGTCAAGCTCGTCGCGGTGAAGGTGCTCAACTGCGCGGGTTCGGGCTCCAACACCGGTGTGGTCAGCGGCGTCGACTGGGTGACCCGCAACGCCGTCAAGCCCGCCGTGGCGAACATGAGCCTCGGCGGCGGCGCGGCCAGCACGGTCGACACCGCGGTCCGCAACTCCGTCAACGCGGGCATCACCTACGCGGTGGCTTCCGGCAACGACAACACCAACGCGTGCAACTCCTCGCCCGCGCGCGTCACCGAGGCGATCACCGTCAACGCCACCGCGGAGTCCGACGCCCGCGCGTCGTTCTCCAACTACGGCACCTGCACCGACATCTTCGCGCCGGGGCAGAACATCACCTCGGCGTGGAAGGACAACGACACCTCCACGAACCGGATCAGCGGCACCTCCATGGCCACCCCGCACGTGGCCGGTGCTGTCGCCAGGTACCTGCAGGGGCGTCCCGGTGACACCCCCGCCCAGGTCGCCACCGCGCTGATGAACCAGGCGACCCCGAGCAAGGTGACCAACCCGGGCACCGGTTCCCCGAACCGGCTGCTGTTCACCGGTGAGGGCACGGGCACGCCCACCACGGTCACCCCGCCCGGCAACCAGTCCGGCACCGTCGGCACCCCGGCGAGCCTGACCCTGTCGGCCACTGGTGGCACCGCGCCCTACACGTGGACCGCCACCGGGCTGCCTGCCGGCCTGTCCATCTCCACCGGTGGTGTCATCTCCGGTACGCCCACCACCGCGGGCAACTACAACGTGACCGTCACCGCCACCCCGGCGTCCGGCACCCCGGGCAGCGCCTCCTTCTCGTGGGCGATCACGGCTCCGCCCGCCGGGGACGCGGAGGTCATCTCGCCCGGTGACCAGAACACCCGCGTCGGCACCCCGGTCAACCTGACGCTGCAGGCGACCGGCGCGACCGCGCCCTACCGGTGGTCGGCCGTCGGTCTCCCGACCGGGCTGTCCCTCTCGACCGGTGGCGTCATCACCGGCACCCCCACCACGGCCGACATCTACGGGGTCACCGTCACCGCGACCCCGGCGTCGGGCAACCCGGGCAGCACCAAGTTCAACTGGACCGTCACCGATGCCCCCGGTGGTGACATCACCATCGCCGACCCGGGTCCGCAGTCGAGCAAGGTCGGCGACAAGGCCGGCCTGAAGCTGGTCGCGACCGGTGGCACCGGGCCGTACACGTGGTCGGTGACGGGTCTGCCGGACGGCCTCAGCGCCGTCGACGCGGCGGGCACCGACACCCAGGTCATCCGCGGCACGCCGTCCAAGGCGGGCCAGTTCCGGGTGACGGTCACCGCCACCGGCACCACCGGCGGCTCCGGCACGGTCAGCTTCGACTGGACCGTCACCGGCGGCGTCACCATCACCATCACCGACCCGGGCGCGCAGAAGCCCAAGGTCGGCGAGAAGGTCACCGTGGCGCTCTCGGCCAGCGGCGGTACCGCCCCGTACCGGTGGTCCGCGCGCGGTCTGCCCAGCGGTCTGTCGATCGACGGCAGCGGGCTGATCACCGGTACCCCCACCGAGGAGGGCCAGTTCCTCTCGGTCGTCTTCGCGGCGGCCTCGGACGGCACCGGCAACGTCAGCATCGAGTGGAACGTCGGCCCCGGGGGCGGCGGCTGCGGTAGCGCGCCGCAGCTGGTCACCAACCCCGACTTCGAGGGCGGCAGCACCGGCTGGACCTCCACCACCGGCGTCATCGGCAACCACGGCAGCTGGGGCGTCCCCGCCCACAGCGGCACCACCACCGCCTGGCTCGGCGGCCGCGGCACCACCTACTCGGAGAACGTCGGCCAGTCGATCACCATCCCGACCGGCTGCTCGTCCTACACCCTGTCCTTCTGGGTGTGGATCGACACCGACGAGACCGAGGCCGTGGAGTACGACACCATGTCGGTCCGCTTCGGCACCACCACCCTGAAGTCGTTCTCCAACGTCGACGCGGGTGGTGACTACCAGAAGGTCACCGTGGACGTGAGCGCGCTGGCGGGCCAGACGGCCAACCTCCAGTTCGTCTCCACCGAAGACGCCTCACTGCAGACGTCGTTCGTCCTCGACGACATCACGCTAGCGGTGAGTTGA
- a CDS encoding response regulator transcription factor, which translates to MRVVIAEDSVLLRVGVTRLLADEDIETVAAVDDGDGLLRAVSEHRPDLAIVDVRMPPTFTDEGLRAALRAREEVPGLPVLVLSQYVEERYAVELLAGGAGGVGYLLKERVADVAEFVDAVHRVAGGGTCIDQEVIAQLMARGRRNPIDLLTPREREVLGLMAQGLSNVAIARSLTVSDGAVEKHVGNIFSKLGLEPSSEEHRRVRAVLTFLDRG; encoded by the coding sequence GTGCGCGTGGTGATCGCCGAGGACTCGGTGCTGCTGCGGGTCGGCGTGACCCGCCTGCTCGCCGACGAGGACATCGAGACCGTCGCCGCGGTCGACGACGGCGACGGCCTGCTCCGCGCGGTCAGCGAACACCGCCCCGACCTGGCGATCGTCGACGTGCGGATGCCGCCGACGTTCACCGACGAGGGCCTGCGGGCGGCGCTGCGGGCCCGGGAGGAGGTCCCCGGGCTGCCGGTGCTGGTGCTCTCGCAGTACGTCGAGGAGCGGTACGCGGTGGAACTGCTCGCGGGCGGCGCGGGCGGGGTCGGCTACCTGCTCAAGGAACGCGTGGCCGACGTGGCCGAGTTCGTCGACGCCGTGCACCGCGTCGCGGGCGGCGGGACCTGCATCGACCAGGAGGTGATCGCACAGCTCATGGCCAGAGGACGGCGCAACCCCATCGACCTGCTCACCCCGCGCGAACGGGAGGTACTCGGCCTGATGGCCCAGGGCCTGTCCAACGTCGCCATCGCCCGCTCCCTCACGGTCTCCGACGGCGCGGTCGAGAAGCACGTGGGCAACATCTTCTCCAAGCTCGGCCTCGAACCCAGCTCCGAGGAACACCGCCGCGTCCGCGCGGTCCTCACCTTCCTCGACCGCGGTTGA
- a CDS encoding sensor histidine kinase: METRRYPHPAKAIAYLIGAFPLSLVTFVVTVTLICVGVGTVVIWVGVAILVAAALLARAFGNAHRAWARGLLGADLPKRPVLVSDGEGLLRQWQMLMTDRRTWRDIAYLMMEFPLSVLGFALGIVSIPLFPLALFLAPRYAWLHSQLTISMLGPDRTQDLTARAERLQASRARGVDAAEAERRRIERDLHDGAQQRLVAVAMGLGRAKVKLDADPELAKALIDEAHADAKLAVAELRDLARGIYPAVLGDRGLDAALSSLAAKCPVPVEVTVQVEPRPPAAVESTAYFIVGESLTNIAKHAGASAVTVKVWRAERATGDQVVVEITDDGDGGAVLRPGGGLAGLADRAATIDGVMTVVSPIGGPTVIRADLPCAW; this comes from the coding sequence ATGGAAACACGCAGGTACCCGCACCCGGCGAAGGCCATCGCCTACCTGATCGGGGCGTTCCCGCTGAGCCTGGTCACCTTCGTGGTCACCGTCACGCTCATCTGCGTCGGCGTCGGCACCGTGGTGATCTGGGTCGGGGTGGCCATCCTGGTCGCGGCGGCCCTGCTGGCCAGGGCTTTCGGCAACGCGCACCGGGCGTGGGCGCGCGGGCTGCTCGGGGCGGACCTGCCGAAGCGACCGGTGCTGGTGTCCGACGGCGAGGGGCTGCTGCGGCAGTGGCAGATGCTGATGACCGACCGGCGGACCTGGCGGGACATCGCATACCTGATGATGGAGTTCCCGCTGTCGGTGCTCGGGTTCGCGCTGGGGATCGTGAGCATCCCGCTGTTCCCGCTGGCCCTGTTCCTCGCGCCGCGCTACGCCTGGCTGCACTCGCAGCTGACCATCTCGATGCTCGGCCCCGACCGCACCCAGGACCTCACCGCCCGCGCCGAACGGCTGCAGGCCTCGCGCGCCCGGGGGGTCGACGCCGCCGAGGCCGAGCGCAGGCGGATCGAGCGCGACCTGCACGACGGCGCCCAGCAGCGGCTGGTGGCGGTCGCGATGGGGCTGGGCCGGGCCAAGGTGAAGCTCGACGCCGACCCGGAGCTGGCGAAGGCGTTGATCGACGAGGCGCACGCGGACGCGAAACTGGCCGTCGCCGAGCTGCGCGACCTCGCCCGCGGCATCTACCCGGCCGTGCTCGGCGACCGCGGCCTCGACGCCGCGCTGTCGTCGCTCGCAGCGAAGTGCCCGGTGCCGGTCGAGGTGACCGTCCAGGTGGAACCGCGCCCGCCCGCCGCGGTGGAGAGCACGGCGTACTTCATCGTGGGCGAATCGCTGACCAACATCGCCAAGCACGCGGGCGCGAGCGCGGTGACGGTGAAGGTGTGGCGGGCCGAGCGGGCCACCGGTGACCAGGTCGTCGTCGAGATCACCGACGACGGCGACGGCGGCGCGGTGCTGCGGCCGGGGGGTGGGCTGGCGGGCTTGGCCGACCGCGCTGCCACGATTGACGGTGTGATGACCGTGGTGAGCCCCATCGGTGGGCCGACAGTGATCAGGGCGGACCTGCCGTGCGCGTGGTGA
- a CDS encoding sensor domain-containing protein, protein MTTIVSDGTRPDPSVLGSLGYLAMNLPVGIAGFVAVVTLFSVGIGTAVVWVGLPVLALAVVGARVAARVERARVYAMLDTYIASPYVPLPERGRWKARVRDVATWRDVSYFVLLLPIGVFEFVVMVTTWSMTAGFLLLPLYYRFLPTGSWRLGDWDHPILVVDSFLESLPFAALGLLLLALALPVTKGLGRAHAYFARALLGPAPSLVGSYLAEPLPSGV, encoded by the coding sequence ATGACCACCATCGTGAGCGACGGGACCCGACCGGACCCGTCGGTGCTCGGGTCACTCGGCTACCTGGCGATGAACCTGCCAGTGGGGATCGCGGGGTTCGTGGCGGTGGTGACGCTGTTCAGCGTGGGGATCGGGACCGCGGTGGTGTGGGTGGGGCTGCCCGTGCTGGCGCTGGCGGTCGTGGGGGCCCGGGTGGCGGCCAGGGTGGAGCGGGCGCGGGTGTACGCGATGCTCGACACCTACATCGCGTCGCCGTATGTGCCGTTGCCGGAGCGGGGGCGGTGGAAGGCGCGGGTGCGGGACGTGGCGACGTGGCGGGATGTGAGCTACTTCGTGCTGCTGTTGCCGATCGGGGTGTTCGAGTTCGTGGTGATGGTGACGACGTGGTCGATGACGGCCGGGTTCCTGCTCCTGCCGCTGTACTACCGGTTCCTGCCGACGGGGAGCTGGCGCCTCGGCGACTGGGACCACCCGATCCTGGTCGTGGACTCCTTCCTCGAGTCGCTGCCGTTCGCCGCGCTCGGCCTGTTGTTGCTGGCGCTGGCGCTGCCGGTCACCAAGGGCCTGGGGCGGGCGCACGCGTACTTCGCGCGGGCGCTGCTGGGGCCCGCGCCGTCGCTGGTCGGGTCGTACCTGGCCGAGCCGCTGCCGAGTGGGGTCTGA
- a CDS encoding DedA family protein produces the protein MEVGEEVVRVSGGPEGGLTGWALDVMDTLGGPGAGLLVAAENLFPPLPSEVFLPLAGFAASRGGISLFSAILFTTLGSVVGALVLYWLGAKLGRERLRALVERIPLLDVSDVDRTERWFDKHGGRAVFLGRMFPVFRSLISIPAGLNRMPLAKFVLLTAAGSLLWNSGFIFAGYLLGQSWHLIEGYTSFFEKVVLGVVVLAVTWFVVKRVVGRRDRPRTR, from the coding sequence GTGGAGGTGGGAGAGGAGGTGGTGCGGGTGAGTGGTGGGCCTGAAGGGGGTCTGACCGGGTGGGCCTTGGATGTCATGGACACCCTGGGTGGGCCGGGGGCTGGGCTGCTTGTGGCTGCGGAGAACCTCTTCCCGCCGCTGCCGAGTGAGGTGTTCCTGCCGTTGGCTGGGTTCGCTGCGAGTCGGGGCGGGATCTCGCTGTTCAGTGCGATCTTGTTCACCACGTTGGGGTCGGTGGTGGGCGCTCTTGTCCTCTACTGGCTGGGGGCCAAGTTGGGCCGAGAGCGGCTGCGGGCGCTAGTCGAGCGCATCCCGCTCTTGGATGTGTCTGATGTGGATCGAACTGAGCGTTGGTTCGACAAGCACGGCGGTAGGGCGGTGTTCTTGGGGAGGATGTTCCCGGTCTTCAGGAGCCTGATCTCCATCCCTGCGGGCCTCAACCGCATGCCATTGGCCAAGTTCGTCCTCCTTACCGCCGCTGGCAGCCTGTTGTGGAACAGCGGGTTCATCTTCGCGGGCTACCTGCTCGGGCAGAGTTGGCATTTGATAGAGGGCTACACATCCTTCTTTGAGAAGGTTGTTCTGGGCGTCGTGGTCCTTGCTGTCACGTGGTTTGTCGTCAAGCGGGTGGTTGGTCGACGAGACCGGCCTCGTACGCGATGA
- a CDS encoding response regulator transcription factor, which yields MIRVLLADDEATVRAGVRAILAADDHIDVVAEAADGREAVALTRAHRPDVALLDIRMPVMDGLAAAAEIRRGTPDTAVVILTTFSEDAYIARALGDGASGFLLKSGDPRELIAGIHAVADGAAYLSPKVALRVIAELSTGMGARVVARERIEALTARERQVLALVGAGLANAEIAKRLHLVEGTVKAYVSATLTRLDVRNRVQAAIIAYEAGLVDQPPA from the coding sequence GTGATCCGGGTCCTTCTGGCTGACGACGAGGCCACTGTGCGCGCCGGAGTACGCGCGATCCTGGCCGCCGATGACCACATAGACGTGGTCGCCGAGGCTGCGGACGGACGTGAGGCGGTGGCTCTAACGCGCGCGCACAGACCAGATGTCGCACTACTCGACATAAGGATGCCGGTCATGGACGGCCTGGCTGCGGCTGCCGAGATACGTAGAGGTACGCCTGACACAGCCGTAGTCATCCTCACCACCTTCTCCGAAGACGCCTACATCGCCCGCGCGCTGGGAGACGGTGCCAGCGGGTTCTTACTCAAGTCCGGCGACCCGCGCGAACTGATCGCAGGCATCCACGCTGTCGCCGACGGGGCGGCCTACCTGTCGCCGAAGGTGGCCTTACGGGTGATCGCCGAGTTGTCCACCGGGATGGGCGCGCGCGTAGTGGCACGGGAACGCATAGAGGCACTGACCGCGCGAGAACGACAGGTACTCGCTCTAGTGGGCGCCGGACTCGCCAACGCGGAGATCGCGAAGCGCCTGCACCTGGTGGAGGGCACCGTGAAGGCATACGTCAGCGCAACCCTGACCCGCCTCGACGTCCGCAACCGGGTACAGGCGGCAATCATCGCGTACGAGGCCGGTCTCGTCGACCAACCACCCGCTTGA